Sequence from the Castanea sativa cultivar Marrone di Chiusa Pesio chromosome 12, ASM4071231v1 genome:
TTCAAGAACATATAAACCATAATTTCTAATCTAATGCATAAAAGCatgtaaaatatattaaactaCTACATACTGAACTTAATAAACTTAAACTAAACTATACAGGACCTAAACATGCATAAaagctaattaaaaaaaaaaatcaaagagcaAACAATTCAAGGTTTCTGGTTTGAACATGTGTGCACATGTAGAAGCATGTGTACTTATCCCTACCCAAAAACACACAGTAGACAGCACAGAAACTACATCTATTCTACTCTTGGCATGCTTCTAATTATACAACAATAAACCTACACTACATAGAAGATTATCAAagcaatcaaaataaaaaacgaaaaaaataatatgaaagaGATTAGATTAGACCCTTGCCTTAAACGCAAGAGCTCCTGGAGCAATAATTTTAACCACTCCCCTCGGTCAATCTATCAAGACAAAAACCAGAAGGTTAGTAAGCTTAACTAGAAGGCATAGACTTGAAATAGGTCTCACCTAAGAAACTTTAGTTTATGATGCTTTTTGAAGTAAAAAGTTTCTTATGAATCACTTTTTTGGAGTAGATTCTGTGTATTTTGGGAACAGGGCAACATGAAacccttttatagtgtttagAGAGAAGAGGAAGGGCTTTTACCATGCGATATGGAATTAGCTCCATTGCATTTTCCATTAAAAACTTTCCTTACATAACTTTAATGCATATGCATGCTCGAGGCTGCATACACATGACTTAAGTATATGAGTACACATGCTCGAGGTTGCGTACTTATGCTTAGGgtctatgtaaaaaaaaattctcccaaaaaaaatccatcaactAAAGAGTTCCCTTGGCTAAGCCTAGATCAGTCCTAAACCCATCTAGTGATATCATCATTAGAGAATGGGGGCTCaagtcgtaaggggtacaaatgaggtgtctacaaaGGCCAAACAAGTTTGAATGCATGACCTTTGGATGGtgtgatgtattttttttaaaatttattatatgatattatctcatttttgaggtataaaaaaaaataaataaaacttcttGATACAAATCACCACTGGGTGACTATTGTCGAGGAAATTTTTGAAATGGCCAAAAACTAGGTAAAATTAGCCTAAAACTCCTCTCGGGttctttaaaatatgattaaatTGAAAGAGTGAAGACCAAAATTCTAACATTCGGCTAGTGGTGCATTACAAGAGGGAAATCAAGGTGCTAAACAACAAAGGGTGGAAGAATATACACAATACattatgtttgaaattattttcatatacaaCAAGAAGGAGATTTGATAGCAATGGTAAGGAAAATGGTGAAGACTCTTTAATGCCATTATTTTCACCCCAAGACCTCAaaatgatgtaactctttagttGCTGAATAGGGGCTTTTAAACTAAAGTTAGGGTTTCATGGGTAGAACAAGATTCTTGAAATTTAGTTGTGTTAGATTTGATAGGAGGGCTTTATTGCGGCTTTAGGCATCCTCAAGGATTGGTCTATGGATAATAAGTGAATTATTGTCCCCCATGTTTTTAAACAAGTGGAAAGATTTAGATTTTACCGTTATATTAGgatcttactcctgatatattaaaataagctacatttcatgattaggtttacaatcctctcaagattaagagtttataaaaatagaagtcgtgagattaattatacATAtggtagttgttaataaaataataaatctcatagctaTCTAGTTCTATGAGTCTTACACATTTAAGACGGACcaacacatcaactaaaagtctctactttcatgactaagataaatcatcttagctgatatgttatagtcttcctaaatgaaaaactcaatttcatcacctttataaactacaattttgagtttacaaggaagtTTGATATTGATTTTCGGCATACAAATTATATCTCCATGCTTAAATCACacactatgcatctcatggacttataaaattatgtccaaatattcatgttaatATAATCTTAGAAAATATAACAACTTTTATTCTTTAATAGGTAAtgtcatacaataggattttaaGGCATTAGTACCCCAAATAATGTCATGTGGCAACCTAATAGTGTCATGTGGCTCAGAGGCACAGCAGCACAATGTGGGCTCAATGAGGACACAAGAATTTAAATGGGCGAGATTGTAACACCCCAAATTTTGTGGATGTGATTAGATTGGATTGTATGAgtatgtgttgtgttgtgttgtaggTGTGGGTTGAGTCCAGCATTGGGTGTTTATTAGGTGGATCTTGGGTATCTAAGTGATTACGAGGAGTGTCAAATGTAACTAGACTGGTCCTTTTGGAATATAGCACAAATATGGCTAGCATAAATGTGGGTCATTACAAATGAAATCCCCAAAATGCCTGTGAGGTTTACAAAGGAGTCGTCACTTGTTTTAATAGAGacaataataaactaaaattgaaaataatactTCTCTTTATTCATGAACTGAAATTGTACATCTTatgaaaataaccaaaaaattacatggctttggttttagatacaatctaagaaaagtatatgattttttttcttaattacaATCTAGAGATTGAAAAGTACAAAGTAAAGTATAATCTACTAATCCTTAATCTAAGTTTGGAGACTAGGTTACAAGATGGGAATGTGTTAGACACCTACCCTCCCTAGTTAAACCAGTCTTCTAGACTTTGGTGACAATTCTCACATCATTGAATAACAGTTATAGCATCCAATCACATGTGTTAAAACAAGCACTCATATGTGGgttctaattaactcaactggtaaagtctttgatgattgaataagagatctgaaaaCAAGATGATAGGCATGGTGAAAACCCTATTCTAAGCATTCACCCTATTCTAAGCATGCAGACATGgagtaaaatgattaaaattaaaacatagtGAATGTGTCTCAGGTGATAAACTCTAATCTAAGAGCATTGTGAACatgttatttgaatttaaaaaatcctCATGTTAAATAAGTATTATACCAAAGTTATGCCCTATATATATAGGTACATGGCATGCACGGTCTTGGGGATTATAGGGTAGTTTATAACCAGAAGACATTGTTAGATGCAATGCACGAAAGTAACACTAGAACATATATGTAATTTCTCAGTGTTTCGTATATAGTTTTCAATTGTACATATTGCAAGTAGCCCTCCTTTGGCATTTAGcatcaaaatctctctctctctcatgactATACACATCACACTATGCTTGGAAgcatttgaatatttgaacaaACAAACAATCGAAAGGTGTCATAAAGCCAGAAACCTATAATGAGAACGATTGAAGGCAAAGGTGACCAAAAGACTGTTTAGCAATCCACCCCACATTGTTTAAGGATAGGGCCGGTTTGCTTAGGCAGGAAAGGATCAATTCGAACCCAAACCAGTGAGAAAATTGATGCAAGAAGTACGGACCAAAGGACCACTATGGTAGGAGTCCTGTTTTGCCTTCCCATCAAACCTTTGAGGAAAGGATAAAGATGAACAATGACCCAGAAGGCAAAAAATAGCTTCCCAAATAATGGACCCCATGAGCCATAGCCATTGTTAATAGCATCTGAAATTCCAGCCACGACTCCCACCATGTTAATGATTATAAGAGTGGTTGGTATGATTAGAAGGGTGGTCCACTTGAAGAGGTAGAGCTCcccaaaatcatcatcatcagcttGCTTTGATGTCACGGTGAAGTTGGTGTCAACTCCAGCAAGGACCTTGAGGAGGCCTTGGAATACGGCAAAAAGGTGAGCTGACACTCCACCAATCACCCAGAATTGCTCGTTACGCCACCAGTCCTCAATGCTAACTCCGCTCCATCTGAGCTCAAGCACACCGGTGAAAATGATGGACAGGAAAAGAGCCAAGAACCATACGCTAGCAAGATTGGTCAGCTGCAGATCAAATAATAAGAATCTGATTAGAGCTTCTGTGGCTAAAATATTTGGCATCAGAATTGGTATATGTTAGTGTGCaactttttttaatgacatcCAATATGGGGGGAATAAATTCCAACGGCCTATTTCAGTGTTCCAGTTTAACTAACAGCATATTTAATAGGTAGAAGATACTTTTCTTCAATCTCTAGATTCACCCATTCAAATATTTCTTCTAACATTgtccacaaaaaaattaaaggccAAGTAGTTTTTTATGGATCAAGGTGATTGATAAGCATATTGCTTGTTATGCTCAAAATGCCCAGAAATCATTCCTTCATAATTGTCATTGCTGAAACAAATTTTAGCATGCTTACCGTGGGAATGATGAATTTTCCAGTAAGAAGACAGACAGCTGGAATGGTGCAGTATGCAAGTAGAGGAATGGAAGTGAATGGGTAAACAATGGTGTTAGTGTAAGCCAGCCTTTCTAGCCATTTCAACTTTCCTCCATAAGCATACCATAGTGGGCAATGGCGACTAAGGAAAATTTCAACAGAGCCAAGAGCCCATCGAAGAACTTGGTGTAAACGATCTGATAGATTTATTGGAGCTGATCCCTTGAATGCAGGTCTCTTTGGCATGCAGTATACTGATTTCCATCCTCTGCAGTGCATTTTGAAGCCTGTCAAAATATCTTCTGTGACCGAACCATATATCCACCCAATCTGTAATAGGAAAATTTGTCATTGTGTGTAATCTTACAAGTCATGTAGTTCTTTTTGATCATgcaattaatttcaaatttctgGTTTACCAATCTTACTATTTGTTAAACCAGATACCATAACGATGAAATTCTAGAAAATTGTCCAAATTCTTTTGGCACTTCTCTGGTATATTTGGGTGGTTAAAAATAGAAAGGGTAAATTGAGGGGAGTTAAATTTATTAAGAACCTTTGAATCCAAATATAGGGGATTTAGGAGCCACTCACCTCTTTGCCCCATTCAGTTTTCTCTTCATACCCACAACTGATAACATGAATGGCCTCCTTAACAAGTGATGCTTGATTAGTCCCTTCAGGAAGGCCACCATTTTCCATAAGAGTGGAAGCAATAAAAACTGGTGATTGTCCAAACCTTTTCTCAAAGTTCTTTTGAGACATGAGTGATGATTTCTCCAACTCATCATAGCCTTCAAGCCCTTCTTCAATCTCTTCAAGATCAAACATAGATCCAGACCCTTTCCTCACATAGCTCTTCCCtcccattttcttcttcttggtgTAGAGTCCCCCAAGCAGGCTTCTTTCACCtttcttctttgacttcttcctTGAACCAGAACAACAGCAGCAGCACCATGAAGGCAAGCAGTCACATGTCATCTTTGGCCGCTTCTCAGATGCTGGAGGATCATAGCCGTACAATGCCTGCCTGTTGAAGACACATCCAGTGCCAACATATACCGGGCCTTGAATGCCATCTAGGCCTTTCATGTTGATCTGTAACCAAATAACATTGAAAGCATTAGTCTGAGtcatttgcacaaattttgatgCAGATTAGTAATGATAATCAATTTTGATATGACAAAATCTTTATAATTTGTATTACTTACATCGAAGAACACAATATTGCGATTGGCATATCTATCATGACGATCAATACCATCGAATCTTTGAGGAAACTGGACATAACATAGTTTCTTTCCCAGTTGGGGATCCATTAAGAAGCACATGGCTTCCCTTACAGCCTTGCTATTGTTGATGTAGTGATCACAATCCAGATTCAACATGAAAGGTGCATTGGTAAGCACTGCAGAAACTCGAACCTATAGATAATTTTTGGGGAGCCAAGTTATAAAATTAGTAGTTATCCCAATTGGACTCAGTTTAAAATTGTTTGAATTTCAAGATATACTCACCAGAGCATTCATGGCACCAGCTTTCTTGTGGTGTTGATAGCCAGGACGTTTCTCACGCGAAACATACACTAGCCGTGGTAACTCCTTACCTTCCACATCTAGTGCACCCTCACTTCCAAGATATACCTGCAAAGAAAGTAGCATTTCCACAAGCATTTTTAACAGCAACTCAACCCAAAATCCAGACAGAAGCTAAAAGTCAATTAGGACTTAAAAAGAGTCACATATGAAAACATATAGTTCATCTGATAAAAACAGAGTTGGGAGGGTGGAAAACCTGAAGCATGCCGGGATGATCACGAGTGTTGTTCCCAGGCCATGGGGTACCATCCTGCATCACCCATCCTTCTTCTGGTTTCTTTGTAGCCTTTGACACCAATGCATTAATCCTTACTTTGAACTCTTCATACTCTCTCTGCAATACATCACAAGCATTCACTTAGGCCTCATTTGGTTGTTGGGGAGCTGTTGAAAAAAGTTTATGCAGagaaatatttgtttttgatcTGTTTGCTTACTTTCATGGCTCTGCGATCCTTCACGAAAGTGGGCAGAACCTTATCTTTCAAGTAGTCAATCTTCTGACTGAAGTAGAACTCAGGGGCCCTGGGCTCAATGCTATACTTCTTGCAAAATGGAACCCATCTTCTTGCAAACTCAGCAGTTTCTGCTAGTGAATCGAAAAGTAGCATGGATGCACCATCATCTGATACATAGCAGCTCACTTTATCGACAGGGTAATCGACAGCCAAGATGGAAAGAACTGTGTTTGCTGTTATGATTGGTGGTTCCTTGAGGGGGTCAACAGTACTGACATAGAAATCAACTGGGGCTAATTTGTTTGGTTCTCCCTCACGCTCAAACCTCAAGGACAGGCGGTCCAAGTATGTTTCCCGGGTGATGGGGAACCATTTAGGGAATTGATCAAGTATCCAAGAGAATGCAAACCATACCTCGCAAATTACTGAGATGAGCCATAAGGGATAAGCATCATATGCTGGAGTTAAAATTCGAAAGCGGAGAAAAAAAGCAAGAACCACAAGCCGGATGACAATGACTATGCGATATGGATTGATTTTGCTTGAGGAGATTGGAATTTTTCGCCACAATGGTTGCCTGGCTTCAGCCAAACTGTAAAAGGACAgcgttttaaatttttgttgataaacGAAAGTGTTTAAGTTGGTGCATAGTTCCAAACAGAAAAACATTAGAAGTACTTACAATTTTACCACAAATAAATGCTTGAAAACTTGTTGGTAATAAATGTGATAGGTGTCACACCAACAAGATAATAAAAAGATCCATGAATTACCTTTGAGTAATATGTTCAAAAGTTGGcacattaattttttcaattttatacaataaaatttatagtaaccATCATacttcaaaatataaatttctcaataatatattttgtaaaataagcATTTCATTGTGGGATGAGTAGAAATTGCTGTGGAGGGTAAACCAacttaaataacaataattttttcttcaaggCAAAGGAAAACATTTGTGTCAGTTGTTCAAATATGATTTAGCAGGTTATTGTGTGCATAGCACGATTGGAGAGGTTAAAAAAATGGAATGGCTAGCATATTTTTAAGATGTGGTGTCTTAGAATTGAAGGCCAACAAAATTGAGGAGAAAACATAAACCACTTACAGGTAGTCATCATCTTCTCCTTGATCATTATTTCCATCATCTTTGCTTACTAAGCCTTTCTTTTCTTGCCTAACTTTCCActtctctactctctctttcCATTCTGCGCTAGTGTAGGCCTCCCTATCGCCTTCAAAATCCTTTCCAGTAACTGTGCCCCATCCAAAAAATATAGATCAATCAATAAATACAAGAAACAAATTAATCCCTTGAAAATGAAAAACTGAAACATGTTGAAAGATCACCTACCACTTCCAGCGAACGAACCAGTAGGATGCCACTGCGGATGATTATAGTCCCCATTTTCCTGCAAAATTCATCACCTTGACCTTAAGAGTCCTTCCGTACTGTTTGAGTTCACTCTTATTTTTGAATGTATGATGAAAATGGACCATAAATGACTTAATTttagcacattttttttttaatctttgagatctattttaaagagaaagaaacttGGTTGTTGAGCCATGAAAGCCCGCATATATAATTTGTTAgccaatattatttttttctgtcTTTTTTCGTTGTGTTATAGTTAAAGgtaaaatttaggtacaatatTGTAGTTTAGGTTTTCCAattgaattcaataatattgttgtATTAACCAATAAACCACGTGATTGATTTTAATTattcttgaaaagaaaaaaattattttttctttatttgttgaaaTCAATTGAGGAATCCAAGTAACTATACCTATGTATTACCAGTTTAAATAGATAATTGATGTATTGAAAGGTTTTAAATATTAGAGTGGAAAACACCAGCTTTTGGCCTATCTTCTGCAGCATGGAAAATAGCTACAGATCATCACATTGGCCCAACTTATAGGCTCTCTATTTCTAAGACAACTATAAATCTTATTTATCCCACAATATGAATTGGTATATAGCTtgaaatttatatgaaattacCGAATGGTTAATGGCATGTTGCTTATCCGAGTCATCAGGGCGACTCTTAATCTGAAATTCATCATCAGAATCATCTGCATCAAAGTTTTCCTCGTCTCCAGCAACTCTAGGACATCCTAGAGAGAGAAAACCAGAAAACATTATGTAATGAGTCCCATTCTCATTGAAAACATGatgtttataataataaaaaaaatgagactaAATTAGAGCATGATAAGCTAACCCTTTTGACGCTTATAGCGAGTGTTGCACTGAGGACAGCACTGGTTCCCTTCACTTCTTTCATAGTCGTAACAAGGACGACAAACCGGGAATCCACACACATGACACGCCACAAACAACGTACCATCTTCCTTGTATCCAATCTCGTCACCACAAACTCGACAAACTTTTGACACAGACTGACGAGTTGGAGGCCGTTGCTGCCATATAAAAGTGAATTGTTACACTGTTTCCTAACAGCTAAAACTTTTAAGAGTAACTTTAACACGAGTTTTAGAAGAGATAAAAAGAAGGAGATACCTCGTCACCATGCAATACATTGACTTCATTTCGGGTGTTAGAACCAGTAACCAAGCCACCAGCCATGGTGTTGGAGGCCATGGCAAGCAAAAGGAAAGAGAGTAATGAGAGCGAGTGAGAAGAGAGGAGGTGGAAGGAGGTATTATAAAAGCTATTGGGTGCAAGTACTGTTGAGTTCGAAAGTAGTGTTGCTCTACCAACTGTGAGTTGGGAAGTCGTATGTTTGAGTATTAGGGACGTTAGCGAGCGATAGGTAGGAGGGGATAGTTTGGTTTGCTTGCGGTGTCAAATATGTATATGCTGCATAGCTAGCTTGGATTCAAAGGCGTTTAAGGCTGACGCTAACCTCTTCCGACACAAACCAACAACTGTAtactattataaatatatatgcaCACCTTGCATGTCTCACCAACCCCCTTCCACATTATGGCCTAGCttcaacttgaaaaaaaaaaaaaaaagattccgtaaataatatgaaaaaaaatacagtATGGATATATATgtgcttacaccaaaaataactaattaataTGCTTACATTAGTTATAAAATCGATGACTTTGGTTCAAATATCATGTatttatagaaatatatatatatataatttttgagaaatttatatttacattttcAATAAAGCAAAGTGTTTGCTTTTGCATCTAAGAAAGAGCGTGTAGATCTTGTAAAATTAGACCTAGACCAGTTAAATTGCCCAAAATTGGAGGATTAAAAAGTCTATGGAAGTATTTTTTagacttgtaaaaaaaaactgtttaaCTCGAACCCGACTTGAGAATAGGGCAGGTCAAGTTGAGTCGAcatgtttttatgaaaaaaaaatctgattttcttATTTCAGTCTGGGTTGTTTGTTTCACAAGTTTAGACTTTCTAATATTTCACTCTCTAAATTCTCACTTTTTTCACCTCTTCACCCTTctcaattttcttctttatctaAATCTGGTGAAGGCTAATCCTTCATCAACACCATGCACAATTCATTCACCTCATCGGTCTCATACTCTCGGTCAGTAATAGGGTTGTAAACGAGCCGAGGTTTGTCGAGTTGtgcatgttcaagcttggcATGTTAAGAAAAGTCAAAAGTTCAAGCTTGGTTtgagcttgtgacaagcctaaaaataaGGTTTGAACTTGAGCTcatagaaaaaccaaaaaacttaagcttggcttggcttggcttggcttaattaattagccaagccAAGCTCAACTTAATATTAAGCTCAAAGTCGAGGTCAGGTCAAGCttttgagcttgaaatctaaaaaaaaaaaaattacattattaaatgcttaaatctctaaaattaagaagaagaaaaatagtataattattttatcattcgTCTAGTCCTACTTTGGATTACacattattcaaattaaaaatttatataattaaattcattcattcatcgttcttcaTCTATAGCcttaaaaattattcaaaatacaatttataCATTCACTTTAATTAGATGGTGAACTagaaaaatacttgtttgtaatTATTATGAATGAGTAAATACTAATATGTTTcataactttactttagatGACTGATGGAGAAGAATCATATGTGGcccatttaatttatttttaaatgtaactataaTCTAAACTGGTTTTTGGTTAGTTtagagggaaggaaaaaaaataaagataatgaGTAATGGTTCTATGTTGGTCATGTCATTATTAAGTTACTAGTGAGTTGTCCGTGCGATGCACGAATAATACCACAATGTTTCATGTAAGATAAATTCggagaatgttgtacatatattataccataattgtcatagaactttgttagtaatgagttcattataagaagtaacaaaagctaaacaaaataatgaaataaagatgaaatttagaattttttaaaaaaaaaaaaaaacctaatgaaccaaatgctaaaatcatcaatttatacattattgaaattcatagaaaagaaagcacacacaacatatagatcattatacaatcatcattaaaccaaaactcaaaaaaaaaaaaaaaaaaaaaaccattaacccaaaactcaatttattgtaggaaaaaagtctctatatttctttattgaaaTATCAAGAGACTTACTCTAGAAAGAAGCTTTGGAGTCTAAAGAATGCGGATTGAATAATCGTGTTGTTTTTCCTTTGCAAATTCAATTGCCATTGACTAAATCCCCTTCACCCTActaccgcacacccttggtgtaatggtcactccacaagtataagtgcttatggggTATGGGGAGTAAGGGctagagttcaagtctccaagagagagcttcacacgcatatacacttagatttggctagagtagaatttctatctaatattttttatttaaaaaaaaaaaaaaaaaaaaaccctccaccCTAGATGACAACTGCTTGATCCCTATAATCCAATTTATGATTTACAACAGgtttagcttttgtttattttgaaaagaccaGTCTACTCAAGTCATATGCTAAAATTAAACAATCTTGAAAGGACAATGACAATGAGACTTTTACACTAAATAACAATTATTGACTTCTCAGTTCTAGacttcaagcatcttttgaaatcgatatacacaataacacaacctataaaagaaaataacaaaacataGAATCTCACGATCTTAACCCTACCGATTTTAAgtgaagaaatgaatttttgaaagtaaCAAAAGATAGCTTGAACTCATACATGTCAAGGCTACTTAATGTGCAATGGATAGTCACTGgctacaacaaaaaaatcacaagagCAATAGGTTTCTTCCATTGGCctggtgttttaaaaaattgtatggaaataaaatttgagaGCAGCAGTAGTTTAGAAAATTTAACtgttaaaggttttttttttttgaagaggaagaaagtttttttaagagagaaagaaacagaaTGGAGGCATATAGTCCAAGTTGAGAAGGGAAGGCAAAGCGTGAGAGAGAGGTTGGGGAGTCAAAGGTTTAGAAAATCCTACATTAATCATTATAGCAGAATATTGATAATGTACATAATCtgaaaacaaaaaggcaaaaaccaaaatgtcATTTTGGAGGCAAGCTGTGATTAATGCATCTACACAATCATAAAGgcagaaactttttatataactaacgTAAAAACTTGCCgtaccaaccaaaaaaaaaaaaaaagactaacagAGTAGGGAGACTTTGTTTATGAGATGTTTGTATGTAAATTCatcaccataaaataaaaaggattcccatagaataaaataaaataataatgatattagtaaataaaagatatggaTTTGTGTAATTTAGGCAACAGAAATGCTAGAAGATTATCTATCTCAATCTCATTAGTTATTAGTAtccctttttattaaaaaaatattgaaacatttggtatactaaaagacatgaagaagagaaagagttATGGTGTAAACTCAGTCAATTAATGGGAGGGTTGGATGATTGTAAAGAAACTTCATAGGaagtgccacttggcaaaagcTTAGACACTCACAaaatgaggtctctgcttttatatatatattgattgattgatgtgTAATGAGTATACTTAGTTAACACAgataaacttataaataagcctatatttgaattattttacaTTAAGGCTAATAGCTCACGAGTTTGttcataaacaattttttttacttaggcttagcttgtttattaaatgagcctaaaactaaggttcaaatttggcttatttataaacaaacattttattaaGTCAAGCCCGAGTTGTTCATAATCGGCTTAATTCATTTACAGCCCTACTTAGCAGTCGTAAATCTTTCAATCCCTAATCAACCTTCAAAATATCGTTGCATTAAGCACTGACTATGGAGGTGATTTTTTCATCCAAAGCACccataatttatttgtttgtttctacTCATACCttacttttcttattt
This genomic interval carries:
- the LOC142619611 gene encoding cellulose synthase A catalytic subunit 4 [UDP-forming] → MASNTMAGGLVTGSNTRNEVNVLHGDEQRPPTRQSVSKVCRVCGDEIGYKEDGTLFVACHVCGFPVCRPCYDYERSEGNQCCPQCNTRYKRQKGCPRVAGDEENFDADDSDDEFQIKSRPDDSDKQHAINHSENGDYNHPQWHPTGSFAGSVTGKDFEGDREAYTSAEWKERVEKWKVRQEKKGLVSKDDGNNDQGEDDDYLLAEARQPLWRKIPISSSKINPYRIVIVIRLVVLAFFLRFRILTPAYDAYPLWLISVICEVWFAFSWILDQFPKWFPITRETYLDRLSLRFEREGEPNKLAPVDFYVSTVDPLKEPPIITANTVLSILAVDYPVDKVSCYVSDDGASMLLFDSLAETAEFARRWVPFCKKYSIEPRAPEFYFSQKIDYLKDKVLPTFVKDRRAMKREYEEFKVRINALVSKATKKPEEGWVMQDGTPWPGNNTRDHPGMLQVYLGSEGALDVEGKELPRLVYVSREKRPGYQHHKKAGAMNALVRVSAVLTNAPFMLNLDCDHYINNSKAVREAMCFLMDPQLGKKLCYVQFPQRFDGIDRHDRYANRNIVFFDINMKGLDGIQGPVYVGTGCVFNRQALYGYDPPASEKRPKMTCDCLPSWCCCCCSGSRKKSKKKGERSLLGGLYTKKKKMGGKSYVRKGSGSMFDLEEIEEGLEGYDELEKSSLMSQKNFEKRFGQSPVFIASTLMENGGLPEGTNQASLVKEAIHVISCGYEEKTEWGKEIGWIYGSVTEDILTGFKMHCRGWKSVYCMPKRPAFKGSAPINLSDRLHQVLRWALGSVEIFLSRHCPLWYAYGGKLKWLERLAYTNTIVYPFTSIPLLAYCTIPAVCLLTGKFIIPTLTNLASVWFLALFLSIIFTGVLELRWSGVSIEDWWRNEQFWVIGGVSAHLFAVFQGLLKVLAGVDTNFTVTSKQADDDDFGELYLFKWTTLLIIPTTLIIINMVGVVAGISDAINNGYGSWGPLFGKLFFAFWVIVHLYPFLKGLMGRQNRTPTIVVLWSVLLASIFSLVWVRIDPFLPKQTGPILKQCGVDC